One part of the Halobacteriovorax sp. GB3 genome encodes these proteins:
- the rpsL gene encoding 30S ribosomal protein S12 yields the protein MPTINQLIRKGRQDKWSKTKSPALKACPQRRGVCTRVYTTTPKKPNSAMRKVCRVRLTSGFEVTSYIGGEGHNLQEHSIVLIRGGRVKDLPGVRYHTVRGALDATGVDKRGQRRSKYGAKKPKK from the coding sequence ATGCCTACTATTAACCAATTGATTAGAAAAGGGAGACAGGACAAGTGGTCCAAAACAAAGTCTCCAGCACTAAAAGCTTGCCCTCAAAGAAGGGGAGTTTGTACAAGAGTTTATACAACTACACCAAAGAAACCAAACTCAGCGATGAGAAAGGTTTGTAGAGTAAGGCTTACTTCTGGTTTTGAAGTAACTTCTTATATCGGTGGTGAAGGTCACAACCTGCAAGAACACTCTATCGTATTGATTAGAGGTGGAAGGGTTAAGGACTTACCAGGGGTACGTTACCACACTGTTCGTGGTGCACTAGATGCAACTGGAGTTGATAAAAGAGGTCAGAGACGTTCTAAATACGGGGCGAAGAAACCTAAGAAGTAA
- the rpoC gene encoding DNA-directed RNA polymerase subunit beta' — MKDLLNFFDKPKDPISVDAISIKLASPDTIREWSFGEVKKPETINYRTFKPERDGLFCAKIFGPVKDYECICGKYKRMKHRGVVCEKCGVEVTLSKVRRERCGHIELASPVAHIWFLRSLPSRLGALLNLTLKELEKVLYYEAYCVTSSATADLEGGLEVGRVISEQQYYELKSQGIEFEAGMGGETVKEMLRKLDLDQTNKELRRGLAQATTEMARTKIVKRLKVIESILKSENKPEWFMMDVIPVLPPDLRPLVPLEAGRFATSDLNDLYRRVINRNNRLKRLKELNAPEIIIRNEKRMLQEAVDALFDNGRRGKVFTGANKRPLRSLSDMLKGKQGRFRQNLLGKRVDYSGRSVIVVGPSLRLHQCGLPKLMALELFKPFIYNKLIEKGHCTTIKVAKRMVDQQKEEVWSILEEVVQEHPVLLNRAPTLHRLGIQAFEPVLIEGKAIRLHPLVCTAFNADFDGDQMAVHVPLSIEAQIECRILAMSTNNILSPKDGTPIIVPSQDIVLGLYYMTRLRPYARGYGKVFSSKEEAQFAFHSGNLHLQAPIKVRLEGKLVETTVGRTFVYDVIPTCLHFDDVNKVLGKKELGKLIDKAYRVGTEKDTVLLADAIMSLGYQYATKAGISINVNDMTIPKEKKGILDEAYAEVSQITEEYNEGSITNGERYNKVVDVWSQTSEKLVKVMLDRISQDTFTSDIDGEEPVQAPSFNALYMMANSGARGSTQQMRQLAAMRGLMAKPSGEIIETPITNNFREGLSALQYFTSTHGARKGLADTALKTANSGYLTRRLVDVAQDGIIRTEDCGTQDGIVLQSRVEGGEIVEHVAERAMGRVTAAAVRDFEAKEVLPAGYLLTEKDLELLKEKEVDQIKVRSVLTCNEKHGFCAACFGRDLARGTMVSIGETVGVIAAQSIGEPGTQLTMRTFHVGGTATAGAQVNKSTVRAAGKIVFNNVSVAETPNGRIIMNKTGEIVVKDARGVDKEKFPAVYGAKLHFVEGQEINVGDTLLEWDPFSMPLLTEVQGFVKFEDLVVGATISEQTDAVTGLTQRVVIETKDPSLQPRISIVDADGNPIIVPGTKRHASYRLQVGANIIVNEGDEVEVGGVLSKVARESTKTKDITGGLPRVAELFEARKPTNAAQISDVSGTIEFGPEVRGNRRIIVRPEDGQEPVTYTVPKGRYVIVNEGDYIRAGEAIMDGPSNPHDILRVLGIKELAKYIVDEIQEVYRLQGVNIDDKHIEVIVSQMLKKVEIMDAGDTSFVVGDSVTKSEFLDENERLVAEGFEPAQGRPMLLGITKAALTTDSFLSAASFQETTKVLTQATLEGKQDFLRGLKENVLMGRLIPAGSGISKYRDFEAAVEEDVVDSTEETATLMV, encoded by the coding sequence ATGAAAGACCTTTTGAACTTTTTTGACAAACCAAAAGATCCAATTAGCGTAGATGCGATTTCAATCAAATTAGCATCACCTGACACGATTCGTGAGTGGTCATTTGGTGAAGTAAAGAAACCAGAAACTATTAACTACAGAACGTTTAAACCTGAAAGAGACGGTCTTTTCTGTGCGAAGATTTTCGGACCAGTAAAAGATTACGAATGTATCTGTGGTAAGTATAAGAGAATGAAGCACAGAGGTGTTGTTTGTGAAAAGTGTGGTGTTGAAGTTACACTTTCTAAAGTACGTCGTGAAAGATGTGGACACATTGAACTTGCTTCTCCAGTTGCGCATATTTGGTTCTTGAGATCACTTCCATCAAGACTTGGTGCACTTCTAAATCTTACTCTTAAAGAACTTGAAAAGGTTCTTTACTATGAAGCTTACTGTGTAACTTCATCTGCAACTGCTGACCTTGAGGGTGGGCTAGAAGTCGGTAGAGTAATCTCTGAGCAACAATACTACGAGCTTAAGTCTCAAGGTATTGAGTTCGAAGCTGGAATGGGTGGTGAGACTGTTAAGGAAATGCTGAGAAAGCTTGACCTTGATCAGACAAACAAAGAACTCAGAAGAGGTCTAGCTCAAGCTACGACTGAAATGGCGAGAACTAAAATTGTTAAGAGACTTAAAGTTATCGAATCAATTTTAAAGTCAGAAAATAAGCCTGAGTGGTTCATGATGGACGTAATTCCTGTTCTTCCACCAGATTTAAGACCTCTAGTTCCACTAGAAGCTGGTCGCTTCGCGACTTCAGATCTTAACGATCTATACAGACGTGTTATTAACAGAAACAACCGTCTAAAGAGACTTAAAGAACTTAACGCTCCTGAAATCATTATCAGAAACGAGAAGAGAATGCTTCAAGAAGCAGTTGATGCTCTTTTTGATAACGGTAGAAGAGGGAAAGTCTTTACAGGTGCTAACAAGCGTCCACTCAGATCTCTTTCTGACATGCTTAAAGGTAAGCAAGGTCGTTTCCGTCAAAACCTTCTTGGTAAGCGTGTTGACTACTCTGGACGTTCTGTAATTGTTGTTGGTCCTTCTTTAAGACTACACCAATGTGGTCTTCCTAAGCTAATGGCCCTTGAGCTTTTCAAGCCATTTATTTACAACAAACTTATTGAGAAAGGTCACTGTACAACTATTAAAGTTGCTAAAAGAATGGTTGATCAGCAAAAAGAAGAAGTATGGTCAATTCTTGAAGAAGTTGTTCAAGAACACCCAGTTCTTCTTAACCGTGCACCTACTCTTCACAGACTTGGTATTCAAGCTTTTGAACCAGTTCTTATTGAAGGGAAAGCTATCCGTCTTCACCCACTTGTATGCACAGCCTTCAACGCTGACTTCGATGGTGACCAGATGGCAGTTCACGTTCCTCTTTCAATTGAAGCACAAATTGAATGTCGTATTCTTGCAATGTCGACGAACAATATTCTATCTCCAAAAGATGGTACGCCAATTATCGTTCCTTCACAGGATATCGTTCTAGGTCTTTACTACATGACAAGACTTAGACCATATGCTCGTGGTTATGGAAAAGTTTTCTCTTCTAAAGAAGAAGCTCAATTTGCGTTCCACTCAGGAAACCTTCACCTTCAAGCACCTATTAAGGTTCGTTTAGAAGGGAAGCTAGTAGAAACAACTGTTGGTAGAACATTCGTTTACGATGTTATTCCAACTTGTCTTCACTTTGATGACGTTAACAAAGTTCTTGGTAAGAAAGAGCTTGGTAAGTTAATTGATAAGGCATACCGTGTTGGTACTGAAAAAGACACAGTTCTTCTTGCAGATGCAATCATGAGCCTAGGTTATCAGTATGCCACTAAAGCAGGTATCTCGATTAACGTTAACGACATGACAATTCCAAAAGAGAAAAAAGGTATTCTTGACGAAGCTTACGCTGAAGTTTCTCAGATTACTGAAGAGTATAACGAAGGTTCGATCACTAATGGTGAAAGATACAACAAGGTTGTCGATGTTTGGTCACAAACTTCTGAAAAACTTGTTAAGGTTATGCTTGATAGGATCTCACAAGATACATTTACTTCAGATATCGATGGAGAAGAGCCTGTTCAAGCTCCTTCATTCAACGCTCTCTACATGATGGCAAACTCTGGAGCCAGGGGTTCTACTCAGCAGATGAGACAGCTTGCGGCCATGCGTGGTCTTATGGCGAAACCATCTGGTGAAATTATTGAAACACCAATTACAAATAACTTCCGTGAAGGTCTTTCAGCTCTTCAGTACTTCACGTCTACACACGGTGCCCGTAAAGGTCTAGCTGATACGGCCCTGAAAACAGCTAACTCTGGTTATCTGACAAGACGTCTAGTTGATGTTGCCCAAGATGGTATCATTAGAACTGAAGACTGTGGAACTCAAGATGGAATCGTTCTTCAATCACGTGTTGAAGGTGGTGAGATCGTTGAGCACGTTGCTGAAAGAGCAATGGGTCGTGTTACTGCAGCTGCTGTACGTGACTTTGAAGCTAAAGAAGTTCTTCCTGCTGGATACCTTCTTACTGAAAAAGACCTAGAGCTTCTTAAAGAAAAAGAAGTTGACCAGATTAAGGTTAGATCTGTTCTTACTTGTAACGAGAAACACGGTTTCTGTGCTGCATGTTTTGGACGTGACCTTGCTCGCGGTACAATGGTTAGTATTGGTGAAACTGTTGGTGTTATTGCTGCTCAGTCGATTGGTGAGCCAGGTACACAGCTTACAATGCGTACATTCCACGTTGGGGGTACTGCGACAGCTGGTGCACAGGTTAACAAGTCTACTGTTAGAGCTGCTGGTAAGATCGTTTTCAACAACGTATCTGTTGCCGAGACTCCAAACGGTCGAATTATTATGAATAAGACTGGGGAAATTGTTGTTAAAGACGCTCGTGGCGTTGATAAAGAGAAATTCCCAGCAGTTTATGGTGCGAAACTTCACTTTGTAGAAGGTCAAGAAATTAACGTTGGTGATACTCTTCTAGAGTGGGACCCGTTCTCTATGCCGCTACTTACAGAAGTACAAGGTTTCGTAAAATTTGAAGACCTAGTTGTTGGTGCAACTATTTCTGAGCAAACAGATGCTGTTACAGGTCTTACTCAGAGAGTTGTTATCGAAACTAAGGACCCTTCACTACAACCAAGAATTTCTATTGTTGATGCTGATGGAAACCCAATCATTGTACCAGGTACTAAGAGACATGCTTCTTACCGTCTACAAGTTGGTGCTAACATCATCGTTAACGAAGGTGATGAAGTTGAAGTTGGTGGTGTGCTTTCTAAGGTTGCACGTGAATCGACTAAGACAAAAGATATTACCGGGGGTCTTCCAAGGGTTGCCGAGCTTTTCGAAGCAAGAAAGCCTACTAACGCTGCTCAGATTTCTGACGTTTCAGGGACAATCGAATTTGGACCAGAGGTACGTGGGAATAGAAGAATCATCGTTAGACCTGAAGATGGACAAGAGCCTGTTACTTACACAGTACCTAAGGGTCGCTATGTAATCGTTAACGAAGGTGACTACATTAGAGCTGGTGAAGCGATTATGGATGGTCCATCTAACCCACACGATATTCTACGTGTTCTTGGTATTAAAGAACTTGCGAAGTATATCGTAGATGAAATTCAAGAAGTTTACCGTCTTCAAGGTGTTAATATCGACGATAAGCACATCGAGGTAATTGTATCTCAAATGCTTAAGAAAGTTGAAATTATGGACGCTGGAGACACTAGCTTTGTTGTTGGGGACTCTGTTACTAAATCTGAGTTCCTTGATGAAAACGAAAGACTTGTTGCTGAAGGTTTCGAGCCAGCTCAAGGTAGACCAATGCTACTTGGTATTACTAAAGCTGCTCTTACAACGGATTCATTCCTATCAGCTGCCTCTTTCCAAGAGACAACAAAAGTTCTTACTCAAGCTACGCTTGAGGGTAAACAAGACTTCCTTAGAGGGCTTAAAGAAAACGTTCTTATGGGTCGCCTAATTCCAGCAGGTTCTGGTATCTCTAAATATAGAGACTTTGAAGCTGCGGTTGAGGAAGATGTAGTAGATTCTACTGAAGAAACTGCTACACTAATGGTTTAA
- the rpsG gene encoding 30S ribosomal protein S7, producing MSRKHRAQPRLVLPDPVYQDVVVAKCINALMKDGKRSTAERIFYGALALVEKKTGEEPLKVFKKALSNIKPAVEVKSRRIGGATYQIPVEVNPKRRQSLALRWLRDYARARNGKTMIDRLADELIDASQNRGAAVKKREDVYKMAEANKAFAHLKW from the coding sequence ATGAGTAGAAAACATAGAGCCCAACCAAGACTAGTACTACCGGATCCAGTTTATCAAGACGTTGTCGTTGCGAAATGTATCAACGCTCTTATGAAAGATGGAAAGAGATCAACTGCAGAAAGAATCTTCTACGGTGCACTTGCTCTTGTTGAGAAAAAAACTGGTGAAGAGCCACTTAAAGTATTTAAGAAAGCTCTTTCTAACATCAAACCTGCTGTTGAGGTTAAATCAAGAAGAATCGGTGGGGCGACTTACCAGATTCCTGTTGAAGTAAACCCAAAAAGAAGACAATCACTTGCACTTAGATGGCTAAGAGACTATGCGAGAGCTAGAAACGGTAAGACAATGATCGACAGACTTGCTGACGAACTTATCGATGCTTCTCAAAATAGAGGTGCGGCTGTTAAGAAGCGTGAGGATGTTTACAAGATGGCTGAAGCTAACAAAGCTTTTGCTCACCTTAAATGGTAA